Proteins encoded together in one Formosa sp. Hel3_A1_48 window:
- a CDS encoding ParA family protein, translated as MGKIIAIANQKGGVGKTTTTVNLAACLGVLEKKVLLIDADPQANASSGLGINVETVEKGTYQLLEHDCTATEAIQKTTAANVDIIPAHIDLVASEIELVQVEKREYMLQSALNSVKDQYDFILIDCAPSLGLLTLNALTAADSIIIPIQCEYFALEGLGKLLNTIKSVQRIHNANLDIEGLLLTMYDSRLRLSNQVVEEVQNHFHDMVFKTIIQRNVRLSEAPSFGESIINYDVNSKGASNYLSLAKEIISKTLANGKGD; from the coding sequence ATGGGTAAAATCATAGCAATTGCAAATCAAAAAGGCGGCGTAGGAAAAACTACAACAACGGTCAACTTAGCAGCTTGCCTAGGAGTTCTTGAAAAAAAAGTTTTACTCATCGATGCCGATCCTCAGGCCAATGCTAGCTCAGGACTTGGTATTAATGTTGAAACTGTTGAAAAAGGGACTTATCAATTATTAGAACACGATTGTACAGCAACAGAGGCCATACAAAAAACTACAGCAGCTAATGTTGACATCATACCAGCCCACATAGATCTTGTAGCCTCAGAAATAGAACTCGTTCAAGTTGAGAAACGCGAATATATGCTCCAGAGCGCACTCAACTCTGTAAAAGATCAATACGATTTTATTCTAATCGATTGTGCTCCATCTTTGGGATTGCTAACCTTAAACGCACTGACAGCAGCAGATTCAATTATTATACCCATTCAATGTGAGTACTTCGCTTTAGAAGGCTTGGGAAAACTACTCAACACCATAAAAAGTGTACAAAGAATCCACAACGCTAATTTAGACATTGAAGGCCTTTTGCTTACTATGTATGATTCTAGGCTAAGATTGTCAAACCAAGTAGTTGAAGAAGTTCAAAATCACTTTCATGATATGGTGTTCAAAACTATTATACAACGAAATGTGCGGCTGAGCGAAGCTCCAAGCTTTGGAGAAAGTATAATTAATTACGATGTTAATAGTAAAGGTGCTTCAAATTACTTAAGTTTGGCCAAGGAAATCATCAGTAAAACATTAGCTAATGGCAAAGGCGATTAA
- a CDS encoding ParB/RepB/Spo0J family partition protein, whose product MAKAIKKQALGRGLSALLNESTNDFSKVDQKVAKTAVGSITEIELNSIEVNPFQPRSKFNDEQLKELAASIQELGVIQPITVRKINENKFQLLSGERRFRASKILNKTSIPAYIRLANDQEALEMALVENIQRQDLDPIEIAMSYQRLMEEVKLTQDQMSQRVGKKRSTIANYLRLLKLDPIIQTGMRDGFISMGHGRAIINVLKSTDQLSIYEQIIAKKLSVRATEDLVKSLNNPKSFPNKNAPNTPSFVKNGIAVISDFFGKKINIKMGKKDNGTISIPFHSKEDYKRILKLLKGDQ is encoded by the coding sequence ATGGCAAAGGCGATTAAAAAACAAGCTCTGGGACGCGGACTTTCTGCACTCTTGAACGAATCTACAAATGATTTTTCAAAAGTTGACCAAAAGGTAGCTAAAACTGCTGTAGGCTCCATCACAGAAATTGAACTAAATTCAATTGAAGTCAACCCTTTCCAACCGCGTTCAAAATTTAATGACGAGCAACTAAAAGAACTTGCAGCATCTATTCAAGAATTAGGGGTTATTCAACCGATTACTGTTCGTAAAATAAATGAAAATAAATTCCAACTACTTTCAGGCGAACGCCGTTTTAGGGCTTCAAAAATATTAAACAAAACAAGTATTCCTGCATACATTCGTCTAGCAAATGATCAAGAGGCTTTGGAAATGGCATTGGTGGAAAATATCCAAAGACAAGATCTTGACCCTATCGAAATTGCTATGAGCTATCAACGACTCATGGAGGAAGTAAAGCTAACTCAAGATCAGATGAGCCAAAGAGTTGGAAAAAAACGATCAACGATTGCCAACTACCTTCGTTTGCTAAAACTTGATCCTATTATTCAAACAGGAATGCGGGACGGCTTTATAAGTATGGGCCATGGTCGTGCCATAATAAACGTTCTAAAATCAACAGACCAACTTTCTATTTACGAACAAATTATCGCCAAAAAATTATCTGTTCGTGCCACAGAAGACCTCGTTAAAAGTCTAAACAATCCCAAATCATTTCCAAATAAAAACGCTCCAAATACTCCAAGCTTTGTCAAAAACGGAATCGCTGTAATATCTGATTTCTTTGGTAAAAAAATTAATATAAAAATGGGGAAAAAGGATAATGGCACCATAAGCATTCCTTTTCATTCCAAAGAAGATTATAAGCGTATTTTAAAACTTTTGAAGGGTGATCAATAG
- a CDS encoding DUF5683 domain-containing protein, giving the protein MINRFNATLFCLFICLATLAQSNKDELNETVSQNKKNTSRALDPLRPAKAAFYSAVLPGLGQAYNKKFWKIPIVYGAIGTGLYFYLDNNKLYKQYRNAYKRRLAGFTDDEFYGPGDTPFLSDEALIRAQRTLKRNKELSMLVTVGLYVLNIIEANVDAHLLQYNLDENLALKPFMDFNNPNYTTQIGLSLDIKF; this is encoded by the coding sequence GTGATCAATAGATTTAATGCTACATTATTTTGCCTTTTTATTTGCCTGGCAACTCTAGCGCAGAGCAACAAGGACGAACTAAATGAAACTGTCAGTCAAAACAAAAAAAACACATCTAGAGCATTAGACCCACTTCGGCCTGCTAAAGCAGCATTTTACTCAGCTGTTTTGCCTGGTCTTGGCCAAGCCTATAACAAAAAATTTTGGAAAATCCCTATTGTATATGGAGCAATAGGAACTGGATTGTATTTCTATTTAGACAACAATAAATTATACAAACAATACCGAAATGCGTATAAACGGCGCTTAGCTGGATTTACAGATGATGAATTTTATGGCCCTGGGGATACACCTTTTTTGTCGGACGAAGCCCTTATAAGGGCACAACGCACCCTTAAAAGAAATAAAGAACTTTCTATGTTGGTAACTGTTGGCCTTTATGTATTGAATATTATTGAAGCCAATGTTGATGCACATTTACTGCAATATAATTTAGATGAAAATTTAGCCCTAAAACCTTTTATGGATTTCAATAATCCAAATTATACAACTCAAATAGGTCTTTCCTTAGATATTAAATTTTAA
- the dapB gene encoding 4-hydroxy-tetrahydrodipicolinate reductase: protein MKIALLGYGKMGKVIEKIAIDRGHDVVLKIDKNDKSFDISKADVAIDFSVPAAAVGNISMALNNKVPVISGTTGWLDQFEEIKTLCKKTNGAFIYASNFSLGVNLFFELNKVLAKIITPFDDYNVQIEETHHTQKQDAPSGTAITLAEGIADVSNYKGWTLSPKNEPNKIEIEAKRIENVPGTHKINYGSEIDSIEIIHTAHNRNGFGLGAVVAAEWIVGKKGIFSMKDVLNIK from the coding sequence ATGAAAATTGCTTTATTAGGCTATGGTAAAATGGGAAAAGTAATTGAAAAAATTGCAATTGACAGAGGACACGATGTGGTATTGAAAATTGACAAAAATGACAAGTCATTTGATATTAGTAAAGCTGACGTTGCTATAGACTTTAGTGTGCCTGCTGCTGCAGTAGGAAACATTAGTATGGCCTTAAACAACAAAGTCCCTGTTATTTCCGGAACAACAGGCTGGCTGGATCAGTTTGAAGAAATAAAAACCCTATGTAAAAAAACAAATGGAGCATTTATATACGCTTCTAATTTTAGTTTAGGAGTAAATTTATTTTTTGAACTCAACAAAGTTTTAGCAAAAATAATCACACCATTTGACGATTATAATGTACAAATTGAAGAAACACACCACACTCAAAAACAGGATGCTCCATCTGGAACAGCCATTACATTGGCTGAAGGCATCGCAGATGTATCTAATTACAAAGGATGGACATTAAGCCCTAAAAATGAGCCTAATAAAATTGAAATTGAAGCCAAACGTATAGAAAATGTTCCAGGCACCCACAAAATCAATTATGGTTCTGAAATCGATTCAATAGAAATTATTCATACAGCACATAATAGAAATGGTTTTGGATTGGGTGCAGTTGTAGCAGCCGAATGGATAGTAGGTAAAAAAGGGATATTTTCAATGAAAGACGTGTTAAATATTAAATAA
- the lepB gene encoding signal peptidase I, with the protein MTSVQWFNFILILQLIHGLGTWKLYQKAGRKAWEAYVPVYNALVLFKILNRPWYWIFFIFLPVINCVMFPVIWVETARSFGKNTTKDTVLAVLSLGFYNYYLNYFLDLNHIKDREPEPKSTAGQFVNSILYAIVVASTVHIYFLQPFIIPSSSLEKSLLVGDFLIVSKMHYGPRIPMTTVSFPMVHDTIPLTGKKSYLFSDKIEEKNTSWKNMFQLPYLRIPGWEKIKRNEIVVFNQPADTLLDMNDFTPDRNYYKPIDKKTNLVKRCVGISGDTLQIIDGYVYINGIKNELPGRARLQFSYKGKIKEGKRFSRSIYNRLKTYYDITDGFGNNSTDFEVSAATKESIELLKKHPSVASIERKIRAKEEIDRDMFPHDPEFNWNMDQFGPIYIPKKGATIEVNTSNLPLYKRLISEYEGNSIYAKGNVVYINGIEATSYTFNQNYYWMMGDNRNGSLDARRWGFVPENHVVGKPVFIWMSWNTHGKGLNKIRWDRVFTTVHADGPRRSYLIPFVILLLINYGYKKWKNYKNTAA; encoded by the coding sequence ATGACATCAGTACAGTGGTTTAATTTTATTTTGATTCTGCAACTAATACACGGGCTTGGGACATGGAAGTTATACCAAAAAGCTGGACGAAAAGCCTGGGAGGCCTATGTACCAGTTTACAATGCGCTCGTCCTTTTCAAAATATTAAACAGACCATGGTACTGGATATTCTTTATTTTCTTACCAGTGATTAATTGTGTGATGTTCCCTGTGATTTGGGTTGAAACAGCAAGAAGCTTCGGCAAAAACACAACAAAAGACACTGTATTAGCTGTGCTCTCCCTAGGTTTTTACAACTACTATCTAAATTATTTCTTAGACCTAAATCATATAAAAGATAGAGAACCTGAACCAAAATCAACTGCTGGCCAGTTTGTCAATTCTATTCTTTATGCTATTGTAGTAGCAAGCACAGTTCATATCTATTTTTTACAACCCTTTATAATACCATCCTCTTCTCTAGAAAAATCGCTTTTAGTTGGTGATTTTCTTATAGTGAGTAAAATGCATTACGGACCGAGAATACCAATGACAACTGTTAGTTTTCCGATGGTACACGATACAATTCCTTTAACTGGAAAAAAATCTTATTTGTTTAGTGACAAAATTGAGGAAAAAAACACGTCCTGGAAAAATATGTTTCAACTCCCCTATCTGCGAATTCCAGGGTGGGAAAAAATAAAACGCAATGAAATTGTAGTATTCAATCAGCCCGCTGACACACTTTTGGATATGAACGACTTTACACCTGATCGAAATTATTACAAACCCATAGATAAAAAAACTAATCTAGTTAAGCGCTGCGTTGGTATTTCTGGAGATACACTTCAAATTATTGATGGCTATGTTTACATAAACGGAATAAAGAATGAGCTTCCTGGACGTGCGCGCTTGCAGTTTTCATACAAAGGCAAAATTAAGGAAGGAAAACGCTTTAGTAGATCTATCTATAACCGCTTAAAAACATATTACGATATAACTGATGGTTTTGGCAACAACAGTACTGATTTTGAAGTTTCAGCAGCAACAAAGGAATCTATAGAATTATTAAAAAAGCACCCAAGTGTAGCTAGCATAGAACGAAAAATAAGAGCTAAAGAAGAAATCGATAGAGACATGTTCCCACACGACCCTGAATTCAATTGGAATATGGATCAATTTGGGCCAATTTACATTCCTAAAAAAGGAGCGACCATTGAAGTAAACACATCCAATTTGCCTTTATACAAACGCCTCATCTCAGAATACGAAGGAAACTCTATTTACGCTAAAGGGAATGTGGTATACATAAATGGAATAGAAGCTACATCATATACATTTAATCAAAATTACTACTGGATGATGGGGGACAACAGAAATGGTTCACTTGATGCACGTCGTTGGGGATTTGTTCCAGAAAATCATGTGGTGGGTAAGCCAGTATTTATTTGGATGAGTTGGAATACACATGGCAAAGGACTTAATAAAATAAGATGGGATCGTGTCTTTACTACGGTGCATGCCGATGGTCCAAGAAGATCCTACCTAATTCCTTTTGTTATACTCTTACTCATCAACTACGGCTACAAAAAATGGAAGAACTATAAAAACACAGCGGCCTAA
- a CDS encoding WbqC family protein, which translates to MSLIYPSYIPSIANYIIFVQNKNIVFEMHDNYQKQTLRNRCYIYGANGQLGLHIPVHYSQLNRQKTSEIRIDNSTNWKSIHWKSIESAYRTSPFFEFYEDELKPLFSKKSDELTFFNLECISRINECLDFKLNYSMSKTFKKKYDGKDYRFLIETKNNNSIKTEAYIQVFENKHGYLQNLSILDLLFNLGPETLLYIKNHPAV; encoded by the coding sequence ATGAGTCTGATTTATCCTTCTTATATTCCAAGTATTGCAAACTATATCATTTTTGTACAAAACAAAAATATCGTTTTTGAGATGCATGATAATTATCAAAAACAAACTCTTAGAAATCGATGCTACATCTATGGAGCAAATGGCCAATTAGGACTACACATTCCTGTGCATTACTCACAATTAAATAGACAGAAAACGAGTGAGATCCGTATAGATAACAGTACAAATTGGAAAAGTATACATTGGAAATCTATAGAAAGTGCATATCGAACTTCACCCTTTTTTGAATTTTATGAGGATGAATTAAAACCTCTTTTTAGCAAAAAAAGTGACGAATTGACGTTCTTTAACCTTGAATGCATCAGTCGAATTAATGAGTGTTTAGATTTTAAACTCAATTATAGTATGTCAAAAACTTTTAAAAAAAAATACGATGGTAAAGACTATAGATTTTTAATTGAAACAAAAAATAATAATTCGATTAAAACCGAAGCTTACATCCAAGTATTTGAAAACAAACATGGTTATTTACAAAACCTAAGTATCTTAGATTTATTATTTAATTTAGGACCAGAAACACTTCTTTACATCAAAAATCATCCTGCAGTTTAG
- a CDS encoding endonuclease/exonuclease/phosphatase family protein, whose amino-acid sequence MSLTVPFLILINILFCVYWLVKIRRQFLLSALVLGLGYNHLLSLYNFSGSETSAEEEGLTLMSYNVRLLNFYNWINDQAIPEKIQAFIEKQSPDILSVQEYNSSEALPLDYPYVFSSASKTKSELVIFSKYPFLDKGIIKFSNSANSAIYADILINSDTLRIYNIHLQSSGVNPNVKRLDSKTSDRLFKRLSKTFEAQQDQAELVSNHLLNSPYKTILSGDFNNTAHSYVYRLLKSNLNDAFEVAGSGFGSTFAFQYFPLRIDFILVDEGLKVSSFKNHNVKYSDHFPISTLVQSD is encoded by the coding sequence TTGAGTCTTACCGTACCTTTTTTGATTCTCATTAATATTTTATTTTGTGTCTATTGGTTAGTTAAAATTAGACGGCAATTTTTATTATCAGCACTAGTTTTAGGTCTTGGATACAATCATTTATTGTCATTATATAACTTTTCGGGTAGTGAAACTTCGGCTGAAGAAGAAGGCCTAACCCTCATGAGTTATAATGTTCGTTTACTGAATTTTTACAATTGGATCAACGATCAGGCTATCCCAGAAAAAATACAAGCTTTTATTGAAAAACAATCACCAGATATATTATCAGTTCAAGAATACAACAGTAGCGAAGCTCTACCATTGGATTACCCATATGTGTTCAGCTCAGCTTCAAAAACTAAATCTGAGTTAGTGATTTTTTCAAAATATCCTTTTTTGGATAAGGGGATTATAAAGTTTTCAAATTCTGCGAACTCGGCAATATACGCTGATATTCTGATTAACTCCGATACACTCAGAATTTATAACATTCATCTTCAATCTTCGGGCGTAAACCCAAATGTAAAAAGATTAGATTCAAAAACATCCGACCGGCTTTTTAAACGCCTAAGCAAAACGTTTGAAGCTCAACAAGACCAGGCCGAGTTGGTTTCTAATCACCTGCTCAACTCTCCTTATAAAACCATTTTAAGTGGTGATTTTAACAATACTGCTCATTCTTATGTATACCGCCTTTTGAAATCAAATTTAAACGACGCTTTTGAAGTAGCTGGTAGTGGTTTTGGTTCTACATTTGCATTTCAATACTTTCCTTTGCGCATCGATTTTATTTTAGTCGATGAAGGGTTAAAGGTTTCAAGTTTCAAAAATCATAATGTTAAGTATTCCGATCATTTCCCAATTTCGACATTAGTACAAAGCGATTAG
- a CDS encoding rhomboid family intramembrane serine protease: MSSLKQDIKTKFLHLHVLEKIIVLNTSLFFLGIILNLLGINLLDWFSLPYRFSEVLSHPWSIITYGFLHHSLGHLFFNMLVLYFIAQSFANLFKPRLSFKIYILGVIFGGLAFVFVSMLIPDLLRINGPLVGASAGVRACILFLCVYWPNKPIGFFSFRFPLKYLGIAMVLLDLPGLMSLNSGGTVAHIGGYLSGFLYAKQLKIGKDLGSFLDVVLDYLKSVNKLKTVHKSKSPTMGGKQKKEFNAFPQQKQIDLILDKISKSGYDSLTQAEKDFLFRAGKK; encoded by the coding sequence ATGAGTAGCCTGAAACAAGATATAAAAACAAAGTTTTTGCACTTACACGTTTTAGAAAAAATAATTGTATTAAATACAAGTCTATTTTTTTTAGGAATAATCCTGAATTTATTGGGTATCAATCTTTTAGACTGGTTTTCGTTACCATACAGGTTTTCAGAAGTTCTTTCACATCCATGGAGCATAATTACATATGGGTTTTTGCACCATAGCCTTGGGCACCTCTTTTTTAATATGTTAGTCTTGTATTTTATAGCGCAATCTTTTGCTAATTTATTTAAACCTCGTCTTTCATTTAAAATTTACATTTTGGGCGTTATTTTTGGCGGTTTAGCATTTGTATTTGTTTCTATGCTCATCCCAGATTTACTGCGCATAAATGGCCCTTTAGTTGGTGCGTCAGCAGGAGTTCGTGCTTGTATTTTATTCCTTTGTGTGTATTGGCCAAATAAACCCATAGGATTTTTCTCTTTTAGGTTTCCTTTGAAGTATTTGGGAATAGCTATGGTCCTTTTAGATTTGCCAGGTTTGATGTCGTTGAATTCTGGTGGAACAGTTGCTCATATTGGGGGTTATCTTTCGGGCTTTTTGTATGCAAAACAACTTAAAATTGGAAAGGACTTAGGTTCTTTTCTTGATGTTGTTTTAGATTATTTAAAATCGGTAAATAAGTTAAAAACTGTTCACAAATCTAAGTCACCTACCATGGGCGGAAAACAAAAAAAAGAGTTTAATGCATTCCCACAGCAAAAACAAATAGATTTGATATTAGATAAGATTAGTAAAAGTGGATATGATAGTTTAACACAAGCGGAAAAAGATTTTTTATTTCGTGCAGGAAAAAAGTGA
- a CDS encoding rhomboid family intramembrane serine protease translates to MLRITPTVKHLVILNVIIFLGTYLMGNEDLFFNLLALFYPLSSYFEPWQIISHMFMHGSFQHLLFNMFALWMFGTAVEHYFGQKKFIVFYISCGLGAVALTFLVYYIQIYPLITELEGRGFTFEFIKETSRLNILQNNMFKGEILVQKMQVILDNFGYSLSQIDQNTFSSIFDLNVKSNSSMVGASGAIMGILVAFGMMNPNAELMMIFLPIPIKAKYFIPGIIALDLFSAISGVSIFSPSNTAYIAHIGGALTGFLLMYFWKKNQFDKYRWN, encoded by the coding sequence ATGCTTAGAATTACTCCTACTGTCAAACACCTAGTAATCTTGAATGTTATTATATTTCTGGGCACATACCTTATGGGTAATGAAGACTTATTTTTCAATCTGTTAGCTCTTTTTTATCCATTGAGTAGCTACTTTGAGCCCTGGCAAATTATTTCGCATATGTTTATGCACGGGAGTTTTCAGCATTTGTTATTCAATATGTTTGCGCTCTGGATGTTTGGAACTGCTGTCGAGCATTATTTTGGTCAAAAAAAGTTTATTGTATTTTACATCAGTTGTGGCTTGGGCGCAGTAGCACTTACTTTTTTAGTTTATTATATTCAGATTTATCCTTTAATAACCGAATTAGAAGGGCGTGGATTTACTTTCGAATTTATAAAAGAAACTTCTCGTTTAAATATTCTGCAAAACAATATGTTTAAGGGGGAGATTTTAGTTCAAAAAATGCAGGTTATTCTTGATAATTTTGGCTACAGCTTGAGTCAAATAGATCAAAACACCTTTAGTAGTATATTTGATTTAAATGTAAAAAGCAATTCATCCATGGTTGGTGCTTCTGGTGCAATAATGGGTATTTTAGTGGCTTTTGGTATGATGAATCCCAATGCTGAACTGATGATGATTTTTCTGCCTATTCCGATAAAAGCAAAATATTTTATCCCTGGAATTATTGCTTTGGATTTGTTTTCTGCCATCTCTGGAGTTTCAATTTTTAGCCCAAGCAATACGGCTTATATAGCCCATATTGGTGGTGCGCTTACTGGATTCTTACTTATGTACTTTTGGAAAAAAAATCAATTTGACAAATACCGTTGGAATTAA
- the mutL gene encoding DNA mismatch repair endonuclease MutL encodes MADIINLLPDHVANQIAAGEVVQRPSSVVKELLENAIDAGSTTVKLFIKNAGKTRIQVIDDGKGMSDTDARLSFERHATSKINSAEDLFSLNTKGFRGEALASIAAIAHVELKTKQENDELGTAITIEGSIVKKQETTATSKGTSIAVKNLFFNIPARRNFLKSDAVELRHIIDEFHRVVLAHPQINFSMYHNDNNLFDLRSENFRQRIVHTFGKKTNEKLVPVDEDTELLKISGFVGKPEFAKKSRGEQFFFVNQRFIKSPYLNHSIQAAFEGLLAPNKYPSYFLNLTVDPKSIDINIHPTKTEIKFDDEPTIYALLRAAVKHSLGQFSVAPILDFQRNAALDTPYHQQSDNVSTPRVEVDPDFNPFSSSKPNKSTPSAPAWESLYTGIKSAVNNTNDFSEVQFESDELQSSIFDEDESKKVQNTFQLQHKYIISTIKSGMVVIDQNRAHQRILYEDFLKQITLKGTVRQQLMFPLSFEFSTKDSEVFQTLKEQLEHSGFVFDELSNKQVTISAIPAALKESDVAKVFNQLIDDVHNEVPDFNFSSSDLLAKTFAKSLAIKNGKKLNVTEQEFIVNSLFACKEPTLSLNNKAIFKTIEITEIESKFN; translated from the coding sequence ATGGCAGACATCATAAACCTTTTACCAGATCACGTAGCCAATCAGATTGCTGCTGGAGAAGTTGTTCAACGGCCTTCTTCAGTCGTAAAGGAATTACTAGAAAACGCTATCGATGCCGGATCCACTACTGTAAAGTTATTCATCAAAAATGCTGGAAAAACTCGTATTCAAGTTATTGACGATGGTAAGGGGATGAGTGATACTGACGCACGATTAAGTTTCGAGCGTCATGCAACCTCTAAAATTAATTCTGCGGAAGATTTATTTTCCTTAAACACAAAAGGATTTCGTGGAGAGGCTTTGGCCAGCATTGCCGCTATTGCACATGTAGAGCTCAAAACTAAACAAGAAAATGACGAGTTAGGAACCGCTATCACCATAGAAGGAAGTATAGTAAAAAAACAAGAGACTACTGCTACTTCAAAAGGAACATCTATAGCTGTCAAAAATTTGTTTTTTAATATACCTGCCCGGCGAAATTTCCTCAAATCTGATGCTGTAGAATTGCGCCATATAATCGATGAATTTCATCGAGTAGTTTTAGCACATCCCCAAATAAATTTTTCAATGTACCACAACGACAATAATTTATTTGACTTGCGATCCGAAAATTTTAGACAACGTATTGTACATACCTTTGGAAAAAAAACAAATGAGAAGTTAGTACCCGTCGATGAGGATACGGAGTTGTTAAAAATAAGTGGTTTTGTCGGAAAACCTGAGTTTGCGAAAAAATCAAGGGGAGAACAATTTTTCTTTGTTAATCAGCGCTTCATCAAAAGTCCTTATTTGAATCACTCTATTCAAGCGGCTTTTGAAGGTTTATTAGCTCCAAATAAATATCCAAGCTATTTTTTGAATTTGACAGTTGACCCAAAGTCTATTGATATTAATATTCACCCCACTAAAACAGAAATTAAATTTGACGACGAGCCCACTATTTATGCCTTGTTACGTGCTGCCGTAAAGCACAGTTTAGGACAATTTAGTGTTGCACCTATCCTTGATTTTCAGCGGAATGCGGCTCTAGATACTCCGTACCATCAACAAAGCGATAACGTATCAACCCCAAGAGTTGAGGTTGATCCAGATTTTAATCCATTTTCTAGTTCTAAGCCTAACAAAAGTACACCAAGTGCACCTGCATGGGAAAGTCTTTATACGGGCATAAAATCGGCAGTGAACAATACTAATGATTTTAGCGAAGTGCAATTTGAGTCTGATGAGCTGCAATCCTCAATTTTTGACGAAGATGAAAGCAAAAAGGTCCAAAACACCTTTCAATTACAACATAAGTACATTATCAGTACCATTAAATCTGGCATGGTTGTTATCGACCAAAACAGAGCTCACCAACGTATTTTATATGAAGATTTTTTAAAACAAATTACCTTGAAAGGTACGGTTCGTCAGCAGCTGATGTTTCCGCTAAGTTTTGAGTTTTCAACAAAAGATTCCGAGGTATTTCAAACCTTAAAGGAGCAATTGGAACATTCTGGTTTTGTATTTGATGAATTGAGTAATAAACAGGTCACAATTTCTGCTATACCCGCAGCGTTAAAGGAAAGTGATGTTGCAAAAGTATTTAACCAGCTTATTGATGATGTGCATAATGAAGTTCCTGATTTTAATTTCAGTTCTAGTGATTTATTGGCTAAAACATTTGCTAAAAGTCTTGCAATCAAAAACGGAAAAAAGCTAAATGTGACTGAGCAAGAGTTTATTGTTAACTCATTATTTGCTTGTAAAGAACCGACGCTCTCTCTGAATAATAAGGCTATTTTTAAGACCATAGAAATTACAGAAATAGAATCTAAATTTAATTAA
- the ribH gene encoding 6,7-dimethyl-8-ribityllumazine synthase, translated as MATANTNLSNYDKSALPDASSFKLGIVVSEWNAEVTNGLLQGALKTLLDCGVLDHNISVHKVPGSFELIFGAKKLQTSGVDAVITIGCVVQGETKHFDYVCAGVTQGIKDLNINHSIPVIFCVLTDNNLQQSLDRSGGKYGNKGVEAAVTALKMIDFNRSI; from the coding sequence ATGGCAACGGCAAATACAAATCTTTCTAATTACGATAAATCAGCACTTCCAGATGCATCTAGTTTCAAACTGGGTATTGTTGTTTCGGAGTGGAATGCTGAGGTTACCAATGGGCTTCTTCAGGGTGCTCTAAAAACATTGTTAGATTGTGGTGTTTTGGATCATAATATTTCTGTTCATAAAGTTCCTGGTAGTTTTGAACTTATTTTTGGTGCAAAAAAACTGCAAACTTCGGGAGTCGATGCTGTAATTACCATAGGCTGTGTAGTTCAAGGAGAAACAAAACACTTTGATTACGTTTGTGCAGGGGTAACACAAGGAATTAAGGATTTAAATATAAACCATTCAATTCCGGTGATTTTCTGTGTTTTGACTGATAATAATCTTCAGCAATCACTAGATCGATCTGGAGGAAAGTATGGAAACAAAGGCGTTGAAGCCGCAGTAACCGCTCTAAAAATGATTGATTTTAACAGATCTATATAA